In Syntrophales bacterium, the following are encoded in one genomic region:
- a CDS encoding aldehyde ferredoxin oxidoreductase family protein — protein MASRYKGYMGKILDVDLTAGRIGTYDLSDRDRERFVGGRFISTKILWDELKPGVDPLSPENVLIVMTSPLTGTGAPSTSRYDISAKSPQTGTIGHSNSGGHFGIHLKRAGWDGVIVRGRAESPVYLDIDEDRVSIKDASHLWGLDTEEAREKMGDRRAGKMVIGPAGEKLVKYAIVISQDRSHGRSGMGAVMGSKNLKGIVARGNRKIELHDPEAFKALIKQWIDMLKGHPATGDFAPRYGTAGFLKSISDHNALPTKNFSSGTFQDAHMLTGQTLAETRLVKNAGCQSCPIRCARVVNLDGREIKGPEYEVLCLLGSNLLINDMDAIIRWNYELDLLGLDTISTGTVLGFAAELNEKGLWKSGIEFGRKDNISGIIRSIAAREGIGDDLAEGVRFLSKKYGGEDFAPHSKGMEMAAYEPRGAVGHGLGYATANRGACHLDGGYMIYFEATGPAILNPYDYRSKPGYTILDQNLLASISAGGNCLFTSWTMLPAFLFRIANSRVVSWLVTQILTHSWAAIELTLKLPPSLMHYHLPMLPHTKALETATGMEMDFGRFIRMGERGFTLERLYNIREGFSAKDDRLAKRFTHEEQIPGRKKTVVPLAKMLPRYYSLRGWDENGVPTRRTVKKLDLEFTEAAPDVPRVQKGGEAGGLPIADVPAGGKTGAWNNCASMEETT, from the coding sequence ATGGCAAGCAGATACAAGGGTTACATGGGAAAGATCCTGGACGTCGATCTCACCGCGGGAAGGATCGGCACCTATGACCTGTCCGACCGCGACCGGGAGCGCTTCGTCGGCGGCCGGTTCATCTCCACAAAGATCCTCTGGGACGAGCTGAAACCGGGCGTGGATCCGCTTTCGCCCGAGAATGTCCTGATCGTCATGACGTCCCCCCTGACCGGGACGGGGGCTCCATCCACCAGCCGGTACGACATCTCCGCCAAGAGCCCCCAGACCGGGACCATCGGCCATTCCAACAGCGGCGGCCATTTCGGGATCCACCTGAAGCGGGCGGGCTGGGACGGTGTCATCGTCCGCGGCAGGGCCGAAAGCCCGGTCTACCTCGACATTGACGAGGACAGGGTGTCGATCAAAGACGCGTCGCATCTCTGGGGGCTGGACACGGAAGAGGCCAGGGAGAAGATGGGCGACCGGAGGGCCGGCAAGATGGTGATCGGCCCCGCCGGGGAAAAACTCGTCAAGTACGCCATCGTCATCTCCCAGGACCGCAGCCACGGCCGCTCGGGCATGGGCGCCGTCATGGGGTCGAAGAACCTGAAGGGAATCGTCGCCAGGGGAAACCGGAAGATCGAACTCCACGACCCGGAGGCGTTCAAGGCCTTGATCAAGCAGTGGATCGACATGCTGAAGGGGCACCCGGCCACGGGGGATTTTGCCCCCCGGTACGGGACGGCGGGCTTCCTGAAGAGCATCTCCGACCACAACGCCCTGCCGACGAAGAACTTTTCCTCCGGGACCTTCCAGGACGCCCACATGCTGACGGGGCAGACCCTGGCGGAGACCCGGCTCGTGAAGAACGCCGGCTGCCAGTCCTGTCCCATCCGCTGCGCCCGGGTGGTCAACCTCGACGGCCGCGAGATCAAGGGACCGGAGTACGAGGTCCTGTGCCTGCTGGGGTCGAACCTGCTCATCAACGACATGGACGCCATCATCCGCTGGAACTACGAGCTGGACCTCCTGGGCCTCGACACGATCTCCACGGGAACGGTCCTGGGCTTCGCCGCGGAGCTGAACGAGAAGGGCCTCTGGAAGAGCGGGATCGAGTTCGGAAGGAAGGACAACATCTCCGGGATCATCCGGTCCATCGCCGCCCGGGAGGGCATCGGGGACGACCTGGCGGAGGGCGTCCGCTTCCTGTCGAAGAAGTACGGCGGGGAGGACTTCGCCCCCCACTCCAAGGGAATGGAGATGGCCGCCTACGAGCCCCGGGGAGCCGTTGGGCACGGTCTCGGCTACGCCACGGCGAACCGCGGCGCCTGTCACCTGGACGGCGGTTACATGATCTATTTCGAGGCCACCGGTCCCGCCATCCTCAACCCGTACGACTATCGCTCGAAACCGGGATACACCATCCTGGACCAGAACCTCCTGGCCTCCATCAGCGCCGGGGGAAACTGCCTCTTCACGAGCTGGACGATGCTCCCCGCCTTTCTCTTCAGGATCGCGAACTCCCGGGTCGTAAGCTGGCTGGTTACGCAGATCCTGACCCATTCCTGGGCCGCCATCGAGCTCACCCTGAAGCTGCCTCCCTCCCTCATGCACTATCATCTCCCCATGCTCCCCCACACGAAGGCCCTGGAGACGGCCACGGGCATGGAGATGGATTTCGGGCGGTTCATCCGGATGGGGGAGCGCGGATTCACCCTGGAGCGGCTCTACAACATCCGCGAGGGGTTTTCCGCGAAAGACGACCGGCTGGCCAAACGGTTCACCCACGAAGAGCAGATCCCCGGCAGGAAGAAGACCGTAGTCCCCCTTGCGAAGATGCTGCCCAGGTACTACAGTCTCCGGGGATGGGACGAAAACGGCGTTCCGACCCGCCGGACGGTGAAGAAACTGGATCTGGAGTTTACCGAAGCCGCCCCCGATGTGCCCCGGGTGCAGAAGGGCGGAGAAGCCGGCGGGCTGCCGATCGCGGATGTCCCGGCAGGCGGTAAGACCGGGGCATGGAACAACTGCGCAAGCATGGAGGAAACGACATGA
- a CDS encoding Xaa-Pro peptidase family protein → MTEPVKTPPPPEEIELRLAKVRGLMAREGLDCYVSGHTDNVYYLTNFAYIPFERPFFLVIPLEGTPVLILPGLEVSHAESRVLLKVDYRTYYEFPAPPGRTFTDALRDVIPGGARVGVESSLSLAHQAVMPGRLKVADVIDEARLVKTDYEAGRIAYASQIADAGLAKCLELSRPGVMELTLYGDSVRHMMGTFIMEVPNANLLVSKFLCAVWPGRSSAQPHSIPGLFEQLKEGGPNVVIVTAQADGYSAEVERTYFLGGVPEDCRRPFEVCMEARALGYELVKPGAAAAEVDEAVLILLKKRGYSDAILHRTGHGFGITGHEPPWIAMGSGDILEKNMVVSIEPGIYLPDVGGFRHSDTVLVTGDGCRSLTTSPDGLEDLVLPI, encoded by the coding sequence ATGACCGAACCGGTCAAGACCCCGCCGCCCCCGGAAGAGATCGAGCTCCGGCTGGCAAAGGTCCGCGGCCTCATGGCCCGGGAAGGGCTGGACTGCTACGTCAGCGGGCACACCGACAACGTCTATTACCTGACCAACTTTGCCTACATCCCCTTTGAGCGCCCCTTTTTCCTGGTGATCCCGCTGGAGGGCACTCCGGTACTGATTCTGCCGGGGCTTGAGGTGAGCCATGCGGAAAGCCGCGTCCTGCTCAAGGTGGACTACCGTACCTATTACGAATTCCCGGCGCCCCCGGGGCGGACCTTTACGGACGCGCTACGGGACGTCATCCCGGGTGGTGCCCGGGTCGGCGTCGAGTCCTCCCTGAGCCTCGCCCACCAGGCGGTCATGCCCGGACGGCTCAAGGTGGCCGACGTCATCGACGAGGCGCGCCTCGTCAAGACGGATTACGAGGCCGGCCGCATCGCCTACGCCTCCCAAATCGCGGATGCCGGGCTGGCCAAGTGCCTGGAGCTGAGCAGGCCCGGCGTCATGGAGCTGACCCTCTACGGCGACAGCGTCCGCCACATGATGGGAACGTTCATCATGGAGGTCCCCAACGCCAACCTCCTGGTCTCGAAGTTTCTCTGCGCCGTCTGGCCGGGGCGATCGTCCGCCCAGCCCCACTCCATACCCGGCCTGTTCGAGCAGCTGAAAGAGGGTGGCCCGAACGTCGTCATCGTCACGGCCCAGGCGGACGGCTATTCCGCCGAGGTGGAGCGCACGTATTTCCTGGGCGGGGTCCCGGAGGACTGCCGGCGTCCCTTCGAGGTCTGCATGGAGGCCCGCGCCCTCGGGTACGAGCTCGTCAAGCCCGGCGCCGCCGCAGCCGAGGTGGATGAGGCCGTCCTGATCCTGCTGAAAAAGAGGGGATACAGCGACGCCATCCTCCACCGGACCGGCCACGGCTTCGGAATCACCGGCCACGAGCCCCCGTGGATCGCCATGGGGTCCGGGGATATCCTCGAGAAAAACATGGTGGTGAGCATCGAGCCGGGGATCTACCTGCCGGATGTCGGCGGGTTCCGCCATTCCGACACGGTGCTGGTCACCGGCGACGGGTGCCGGTCCCTGACCACCTCACCGGACGGACTCGAAGACCTGGTTCTGCCCATCTGA
- a CDS encoding adenylate/guanylate cyclase domain-containing protein, producing the protein MPFGELLRRSKLLQGLAAGVIGALAALLFFLPGWLDRWEAKTWDARVNMLARPSPATPKIRVILLDQNSLDWGKNENGLSWPWPREVYSTIIQFCQRTGVRSLAFDVLFTEPSKYGVADDQAFAAAIGNYKHFVGAVFLSRTAGTEETWPPFAPAPVSNIEGLEAWLAETGHRPFPRASFPVPEISSASALLANVQHDPDFDTVYRRAAMFEVFDGRVIPSLALAGYLTAHPGTLLKIAPGRFTVGEREIPVDGRGKVILNFRGPSGTHKAYNAASIIRSELQLQAGEKPVIENLEDFRDAYVLFGFSAPGLYDLRPTPVSGIYPGVEISATMLDNLLAGDFMRPVHTVPVAVLTLLMALLTGVATSRARGIAKSVLVYAVVICAPLILCAVAYRLGFWLPIVVQEAGVVVTLFSAGLIYYTTEGRQKMFIKSAFKQYLSHAVIEQIIEHPERLKLGGERRMLSIFFSDLEGFTTISEGLDPEALTNLLNVYLSAMTDIVHEEGGTVDKYEGDAIIAFWNAPLEQPDHAVRCVRAALRCQAKLAEMRPGFKKSIGKDLKMRIGINTGYAVVGNMGSSTRFDYTMIGDAVNLAARLEGINKQFGTYTMISQTTNEQMAGAFPVREISRVAVVGRREPVVVYEPYLPEALDAEKQSVIRRFSEAVALFYRGDFTEALVRFESLEEDDAPSRFYVAKCRELIEHPPSDWQGVWVITSK; encoded by the coding sequence ATGCCGTTCGGAGAACTGCTCCGTCGCAGCAAGCTCTTGCAGGGACTGGCAGCGGGCGTCATCGGCGCCCTGGCCGCCCTGCTCTTTTTCCTTCCGGGATGGCTGGACCGCTGGGAGGCGAAGACCTGGGACGCACGGGTCAACATGCTGGCCAGGCCGTCTCCCGCCACCCCGAAGATCCGCGTGATCCTGCTCGACCAGAACAGCCTGGACTGGGGCAAAAACGAGAACGGCCTGTCCTGGCCCTGGCCGCGCGAAGTCTACAGCACGATTATTCAATTCTGCCAGCGGACCGGCGTCCGTTCCCTCGCCTTCGACGTCCTTTTCACGGAGCCCTCCAAGTACGGCGTGGCGGACGACCAGGCATTCGCAGCGGCAATCGGGAACTACAAACATTTCGTGGGGGCCGTCTTTCTCAGCCGGACCGCCGGCACGGAAGAAACCTGGCCCCCGTTCGCTCCGGCGCCGGTGTCGAACATCGAGGGGCTCGAAGCCTGGCTTGCGGAAACCGGGCATCGGCCCTTTCCCCGGGCGTCCTTCCCAGTGCCGGAGATATCGTCCGCCTCCGCCCTCCTGGCCAACGTGCAGCACGATCCTGATTTCGACACGGTCTATCGCCGGGCGGCCATGTTCGAGGTCTTCGACGGCCGGGTGATCCCGTCGCTGGCCCTGGCGGGCTACCTCACCGCCCACCCGGGCACGCTCCTGAAAATCGCCCCGGGCCGCTTCACCGTGGGAGAGCGTGAGATTCCCGTCGACGGCAGGGGCAAGGTGATCCTCAACTTCCGTGGGCCTTCGGGAACCCACAAGGCCTACAACGCCGCCTCGATCATCCGGAGCGAGCTTCAGCTCCAGGCCGGGGAAAAACCCGTGATCGAGAACCTGGAGGACTTCCGGGACGCCTACGTCCTCTTCGGCTTTTCCGCTCCCGGCCTCTACGACCTCCGTCCCACCCCCGTCTCCGGCATCTATCCCGGGGTGGAGATCTCCGCCACGATGCTCGACAACCTGCTGGCCGGCGATTTCATGCGGCCCGTCCACACCGTTCCGGTGGCCGTCCTGACCCTGCTCATGGCCCTCCTGACCGGCGTGGCGACTTCCCGGGCGAGAGGCATCGCCAAAAGCGTCCTCGTCTACGCGGTCGTCATCTGCGCACCGCTCATTCTCTGCGCCGTCGCCTACCGGCTGGGATTCTGGCTTCCGATAGTGGTCCAGGAGGCCGGCGTCGTGGTCACGCTGTTCAGCGCGGGCCTGATCTATTACACCACCGAGGGCCGCCAGAAGATGTTCATCAAGAGCGCCTTCAAACAATACCTGAGCCACGCCGTCATCGAACAGATTATCGAGCACCCCGAACGCCTGAAGCTGGGCGGGGAGCGGCGCATGCTCTCCATCTTCTTCTCGGACCTGGAGGGATTCACCACGATCTCGGAGGGCCTGGATCCGGAGGCGCTGACGAACCTCCTGAATGTCTACCTGTCGGCCATGACCGACATCGTCCACGAGGAGGGCGGCACCGTGGACAAATACGAGGGCGACGCGATCATCGCCTTCTGGAACGCGCCCCTCGAGCAGCCGGACCACGCCGTCCGCTGCGTCCGGGCCGCGCTCCGCTGCCAGGCAAAGCTTGCGGAAATGCGCCCGGGCTTCAAGAAAAGCATCGGCAAGGACCTGAAAATGCGCATCGGCATCAACACCGGCTACGCGGTGGTCGGCAACATGGGCTCCAGCACCCGCTTCGACTACACGATGATCGGGGACGCCGTGAATCTGGCGGCGCGCCTGGAAGGGATCAACAAGCAGTTCGGAACCTATACGATGATTTCCCAGACCACGAACGAGCAGATGGCCGGCGCCTTCCCGGTGCGGGAGATATCGCGGGTCGCCGTGGTCGGCCGCCGCGAGCCCGTCGTGGTCTACGAGCCGTACCTGCCTGAGGCCCTCGACGCAGAGAAGCAGTCCGTCATCCGGCGCTTCTCCGAGGCCGTCGCCCTTTTCTACCGGGGCGATTTCACCGAGGCCCTGGTCCGGTTCGAAAGCCTGGAGGAAGACGACGCCCCGTCGCGCTTCTACGTCGCCAAATGCCGGGAGCTCATCGAGCATCCGCCCTCCGACTGGCAGGGCGTCTGGGTCATCACCTCGAAATGA
- a CDS encoding M48 family metallopeptidase encodes MKTLIGRTAAISLMILSLIACAGMETVTDVATGVGVATGKISKQQGQSIKKSTKAVAKSLEEFTPEQEYYIGRTVGAVVLDKYKPLPNGKANAYLNTLGQTLAQASDTPELFAGYHFLLLDSDDINAFATPGGHVFITRGLVRCCKSEDALAAVVAHEIGHIQLRHGMKAIEKARTTEALTILAQEGAKSFGSQEVAQLTNAFGGVISDITNTMINNGYSRSYEYQADAAAVTILRRAGYNPGALREMLEVMAGQIKPGGTDFAKTHPSPENRIAELKDTGRKSSAGGEVPGIRKQRFAKAMSRL; translated from the coding sequence ATGAAAACCCTCATTGGGCGGACGGCGGCAATCTCCCTGATGATCCTGTCCCTGATCGCCTGCGCGGGAATGGAGACCGTGACCGACGTGGCCACGGGAGTGGGCGTGGCAACCGGCAAGATCAGCAAACAGCAGGGGCAGTCGATCAAGAAAAGCACCAAGGCCGTGGCGAAGAGCCTGGAGGAGTTCACCCCGGAGCAGGAATACTACATCGGACGGACCGTCGGCGCCGTCGTGCTCGATAAATACAAACCCTTGCCGAACGGGAAGGCCAATGCCTACCTCAACACCCTGGGCCAGACCCTGGCGCAGGCCTCGGACACGCCGGAGCTCTTCGCCGGGTATCATTTTCTGCTGCTCGATTCCGACGACATCAATGCCTTTGCCACCCCGGGCGGACACGTTTTCATCACCCGCGGCCTGGTCCGCTGCTGCAAATCGGAAGACGCGCTGGCCGCGGTCGTGGCGCACGAGATCGGCCACATCCAGCTCCGCCACGGCATGAAGGCCATCGAGAAGGCGCGCACGACGGAAGCCCTGACGATCCTGGCGCAGGAGGGGGCGAAGTCCTTCGGATCCCAGGAAGTCGCCCAGTTGACGAACGCCTTCGGAGGAGTGATTTCCGACATCACCAACACCATGATCAACAATGGCTATTCCCGCTCCTACGAATACCAGGCGGACGCGGCGGCAGTGACCATTCTCAGGCGGGCGGGCTACAATCCCGGCGCGCTCCGGGAGATGCTGGAGGTCATGGCCGGGCAGATCAAGCCGGGCGGAACGGACTTTGCCAAGACGCATCCGTCGCCGGAGAACCGGATCGCCGAGCTGAAGGACACAGGAAGAAAGTCGAGCGCCGGAGGCGAGGTCCCCGGTATCCGCAAACAGAGATTCGCCAAGGCGATGAGCCGCCTGTAG
- a CDS encoding SH3 domain-containing protein: MVRSFFSIIGLLLLGVLLVSATAASQKAMSVQVKEGQLRATPSHLGKIVAKVSYGDRLTVIEEQGDWKKVSFNRKAQGWIHNSALTSKQIALRAGQSGGGSSVSGSEIALAGKGFNKEVEAQYRQNNKNLDYTWINRMETYKVSPRQMDDFIRIGRLTPEAEGGKP, translated from the coding sequence ATGGTTCGCTCGTTTTTTTCAATCATAGGCCTCCTGCTGCTCGGCGTCCTTCTGGTGAGTGCCACGGCGGCATCGCAGAAGGCAATGAGCGTACAGGTCAAGGAAGGCCAGTTGAGGGCGACGCCGTCCCATCTTGGCAAGATCGTGGCCAAGGTATCCTACGGCGATCGTCTGACGGTGATCGAGGAGCAGGGCGACTGGAAAAAAGTCTCCTTCAACAGGAAAGCGCAGGGATGGATTCACAACTCAGCCCTGACAAGCAAGCAGATCGCCCTGAGGGCCGGCCAGAGTGGCGGCGGATCGTCCGTTTCCGGAAGCGAGATCGCCCTCGCCGGCAAGGGGTTCAACAAGGAGGTGGAGGCCCAGTACCGCCAGAACAACAAAAACCTCGACTACACCTGGATCAACCGCATGGAGACCTACAAGGTGTCGCCCAGGCAGATGGACGACTTCATCAGGATCGGTCGCCTGACCCCGGAAGCGGAAGGAGGGAAGCCATGA
- a CDS encoding enoyl-CoA hydratase/isomerase family protein, producing MMQVNEFQEILYSKDDSGIVTITLNMPKRKNAFSKYTTYELFWAMEALEKDETAHALILTGARDPDSGDPTKEAFCSGGYFHPSAMDPASDEARAEIDMTDIAEARMTLKMWQCDKPIIAAVNGLFIGGGFTMCLTCCDLVYCSEHAWAQLPFIRLGIVPEVASSYMLPRLIGFQRAKEIMFFGERIPAQKLLELGLVNKVLPHDRLMDYARESALRLIPPAGAGYAVRMTKRTLHRPLIDALTTALNLENKGLNEAFTTADFREALAARREKRLPSFQGK from the coding sequence ATGATGCAGGTGAACGAGTTTCAGGAAATTCTCTACAGCAAGGACGACAGCGGCATCGTCACCATCACGCTGAACATGCCGAAACGGAAGAACGCCTTCAGCAAGTACACCACGTACGAGCTGTTCTGGGCGATGGAGGCGCTTGAAAAGGACGAGACGGCCCACGCCCTGATTCTCACCGGCGCCCGCGATCCCGACTCCGGCGATCCGACGAAAGAGGCCTTCTGCAGCGGCGGCTATTTCCACCCGAGTGCCATGGATCCCGCGAGCGATGAGGCCAGGGCCGAGATCGACATGACGGACATCGCGGAGGCCAGGATGACCCTGAAGATGTGGCAATGTGACAAGCCCATCATCGCCGCGGTGAACGGGCTGTTTATCGGCGGCGGATTCACCATGTGCCTGACCTGCTGCGACCTTGTCTACTGCTCCGAGCACGCCTGGGCCCAACTGCCGTTCATCCGCCTCGGCATCGTCCCGGAGGTCGCCTCCAGCTACATGCTTCCCCGCCTGATCGGATTCCAGCGCGCCAAGGAGATCATGTTTTTCGGCGAGCGCATCCCGGCGCAGAAGCTCCTGGAGCTGGGGCTGGTCAACAAGGTGCTTCCCCACGACCGGCTGATGGACTACGCACGCGAGTCGGCGCTCCGGCTCATTCCGCCCGCGGGAGCCGGCTACGCGGTCCGCATGACCAAGCGGACCCTCCACCGGCCGCTGATCGATGCCCTCACGACGGCCCTGAACCTGGAAAACAAAGGCCTGAACGAGGCGTTCACCACGGCCGACTTCAGGGAGGCATTGGCCGCCCGCCGGGAGAAGCGCCTTCCGTCGTTCCAGGGGAAATGA